The Pseudomonas graminis region GGAGCGTTTGCAGCGCCAGTCGTCCCGTCCGTTGGGCAAAGGCGAGCGTGTGCGTCAGGTTCGTCCGGCCAAGGATGCGGTGTCTCCGGATCGTCCGGCCCGCGAGCCGCGTCTTGCGGATGGCGAGCGCCCGGCGCGCAAACCTGCGGAAAGCGGTCGTCCGGCGCGCACCCCGCGTCCGGCCATCGGTGGTCGTGGCGACACTGCCCGTGGCGACAGCGCCCGCAGCGAAAGCGGTCGTGGCACGCCGGTGGCGGAACGTCCGAGCGACATGAACAAGCGTCCTGCCAAGCCGAAGCCTTCGCGTCCCGGCATCGGTCTGGTGGACGACAAGACCCCGTCCGGCAAACGCCGCGGCCCGCCAAGCGGCTCCGGTCAGCGTCCAGGCTTCGGTCGTCGCAAGCCTGAGTAACGGCGTTGTGAAACACTGACAGCGGTCTGCACTACGAAAAACGCCAGTCGAGAGACTGGCGTTTTTTTATACGCGCTTATGAGTCAGACGACGTAGGCGGTCCCATCGAACACCACGCGCTTGTCCACGGCCAGTGAACCGCTGTTGAAGATCAGGTCCATGTGATGGCTGCCCTTGGCGCCGCCGCCCAGGCCCAGATGCAGCCCGCAGTGACGCTCTTCGAACCCCGCGTTGCGCGCGTACAGCTGACTGACGCCTTCGTTGGTGCCGATCCCCAGTTCTTCGATGCGCCGGTTCGAAGGATTGGCGTCCAGGTACTTATTGAAGTCATGCTCCAGCCCCGGTACGTCAGTAGCGATGCGGGTCACCACGGAGTTCTCGATCCACAGTTCCAGTGGCGATTCGATGATCCCGTACTTGCGCGCGAAAGGGATGGTGCTGAGAAAGGTGCCGAGGAACCGCACATGACCGTTGATGGATTCGCTGTGGGTGGCGATCTCACCGGGTGCCAGGTCGTAGTTGCCGACGCCGTTGATGTTGGTCCACTTCTTCAGTTCGCGCAGCGGTGCCTCGAAGTACGAGCCGTGCTCGTCACTGAAGCTGAGGGTCTCGCCTTCGTTCATGGTGTCGATCAACGCCGCATTCAGCTGCGCGATGCGCTCTGGCTCAACGCTGAACGTGTCGTAGAAATAGTCGCCGTAATCCTTGAACAGCAGAGACTTCTTCCACTGCGCCGACATCACCTCCTGCAACTGACGAATGAAAGCCGGTCCTTCGGCGCGCGGGTTGGGCAGCGTTGAGGAATCGTAGAACAGGACATAGAGATCGGAATGGGTGATGGCTTCTGTCAGTTCGCCGACCGGGGTGGTGTCCAGCGGCATAGTGCTGAACCGGAAGAAATCCCGCGCCGTAGCGCTTTCGATGATGCCATTGACGATGCTGCGGTATTCCGGGGTATGGGCCAGTAGTACTTGGGGAGTGTTCATGCCGGCGATGGCGGGGTGGCGTTGCAGGTAATACAGGAAATGTTCGATTGCGCTGCTGTTATCCATAGTGCGCTCCGCTCCGAATGCTTAAAACAAGAGGGCGAACGCGTTAGCCACGTTCGCCCTTCAGCTGTTTTAGAACGGCCACATCGCGGTGCCAAACGGCACGACGGCGTCAGCCTGCATCATTTCCACAGCGGCATCATGAGTCGGTGCTTCAAACCAATCGTCCAATTGCAGTTCTTCTTCCAGAGCCAGTTCAACTGTTTGCATAGGTGAATCTCCTGAGAATGACGTACTTGCCGAATGCAGCGAGGACGAAAGGGCATCGCCTTAAGTCCTCGTCATGGAAGCACACTGACCTTCGTGGCCAGCAAGCACTGAAAAAACTAGTGCAATAACCGGAGTGTTGCAAAATAAAAAAGGGGAGATAAATGCTGGCATTTCGCCGGAATTATCGAAACTTCCTGCGAAAACAACGTTAGGGAGCTTTCGATTTCGGGGAATTATTTTTGCGACAGAATTGTGTCGGCAGAGTGATTGAGAGCCCAGTCAATAACAGATTCCCGGCTAAAACCGGTCCTACTCTTCCGCGCAATCCGGTGTGAGCGGTGTACAATGCGCGCCCGTTTTTTCTGTGATCCACCGGCGTATGGACGCCAATCCCTCGGGGTTACCCACTCCGTTTCCCTCCGCCGCGTCATGAGCGCGTCGGGTTCGATTCCGTCACAGACAAGCGCGCCAAGGTGGTTTGCCAATGAGTGAAAACATGTCCCATTCGGGTGACTTGAAGCGTGGTCTGAAGAACCGACACATCCAGCTGATCGCCCTCGGTGGCGCGATCGGCACGGGTCTGTTTCTGGGCTCGGCAGGGGTGCTGAAGTCCGCTGGCCCGTCGATGATCCTTGGCTACGCCGTCTGCGGCTTCATCGCCTTCATGATCATGCGCCAGCTGGGCGAGATGATCGTCGAAGAGCCGGTGGCCGGGTCGTTCAGCCATTTCGCCCACAAATACTGGGGCGGCTTTGCCGGCTTCCTGTCGGGCTGGAACTGCTGGGTTTTGTACATTCTGGTGGGCATGTCCGAGCTGACCGCCGTCGGCAAATACATTCAGTACTGGTGGCCCGAAGTCCCTGCGTGGGCCTCGGCAGCCGTGTTCTTCGTGATGATCAACGTCATTAACCTGGCCAATGTGAAAGTCTTCGGCGAGGCCGAATTCTGGTTCGCGATCATCAAGGTCGTGGCGATCCTGGGGATGATCGCCCTGGGCAGTTATCTGCTGGTGAGCGGCGAGGGTGGCCCGCAAGCGTCGGTGAGCAATCTGTGGGATCGGGGTGGCTTCTTCCCCCATGGCGTGAGCGGGCTCGTCATGGCGCTGGCGTTCATCATGTTCTCGTTCGGGGGCCTGGAAATGCTCGGCTTCACCGCTGCGGAAGCGGACCAGCCGCGCACCATCATTCCGAAGGCCATCAACCAGGTCATCTACCGGATTCTGATTTTCTACATCGGCTCGCTGGTGGTGCTGCTGTCACTGACGCCGTGGGACGCCTTGCTGGTCGACCTCAATGCGTCCGGCGATGCCTACAGCGGCAGCCCGTTCGTGCATGTTTTCTCGATGCTGGGCAGCACAACGGCGGCGCACATTCTTAACTTCGTCGTGCTGACGGCGGCTTTGTCGGTCTACAACAGCGGCACTTATTGCAACGCACGCATGCTGTTCGGCATGGCCGAGCAGGGCGATGCGCCGCAGTCACTGGCGCGGGTCGACAGTCGGGGTGTTCCGGTGCGGGCGATTCTGGTGTCGGCGGCGGTGACGCTGATTGCTGTGCTGCTCAACTACCTGATGCCGCAAAACGCCCTCGAGCTGTTGATGTCGCTGGTGGTCGCGACGCTGGTGATCAACTGGGCGATGATCAGCTATTCCCACCTCAAATTCCGCCAACACCTGAGCCGCATCGGCCAGCAGCCGTTGTTCAAGGCGCTGTGGTACCCGTATGGCAACTACGTCTGTCTGGCGTTTGTGGTGCTGATTCTGGGGATCATGCTGATGATTCCCGGCATCCGGGTTTCGGTGTACGCGATCCCGGTCTGGCTGGCGGCGATGTGGGTGTTCTACCTGATCAAGAACAAGCGCCGGGCCAACAGCGAGTCGATGGCCCAGCGCACGTCGATCATCAAATGAGGCGAGAGCCGCCGGTGAAATCGCGGCGGCTTTGAACCAGGACATAGGTTGCAATGCTGATCATCTCCAACAACATCCATCTGCCGGACAGCGACGTCGAGCTGACCGCCATCCGTGCCCAGGGTGCGGGTGGTCAGAACGTCAACAAGGTTTCCAGCGCCATGCACCTGCGCTTCGACATCAACGCCTCGTCGCTGCCGCCGTTCTACAAGGAACGACTTCTGGCGCTGCGTGACAGTCGTATCACCAGCGACGGCGTGCTCGTCATCAAAGCGCAGCAGTACCGGACGCAGGAACAGAACCGTGCCGATGCGCTGGAGCGTTTGAGTGAGCTGATCGTCAGTGCGGGGAAGGTCGAGAAGAAGCGTCGGCCGACCAAACCGACCCTGGGCTCGAAGACCCGCCGGCTGGAATCAAAGACCAAGCGCGGGTCGATCAAGGCAGGGCGGGGCAAGGTCGATTTTTAAACAGCGTTGACGTGATCAGCTGGTGACCGGCTTTTCCCGAGTCCTGTTCGCGTGCTTGTACAGATACACACTCAGCCCCAGCCCGCTCACC contains the following coding sequences:
- a CDS encoding leucyl aminopeptidase; this translates as MDNSSAIEHFLYYLQRHPAIAGMNTPQVLLAHTPEYRSIVNGIIESATARDFFRFSTMPLDTTPVGELTEAITHSDLYVLFYDSSTLPNPRAEGPAFIRQLQEVMSAQWKKSLLFKDYGDYFYDTFSVEPERIAQLNAALIDTMNEGETLSFSDEHGSYFEAPLRELKKWTNINGVGNYDLAPGEIATHSESINGHVRFLGTFLSTIPFARKYGIIESPLELWIENSVVTRIATDVPGLEHDFNKYLDANPSNRRIEELGIGTNEGVSQLYARNAGFEERHCGLHLGLGGGAKGSHHMDLIFNSGSLAVDKRVVFDGTAYVV
- a CDS encoding amino acid permease — its product is MSENMSHSGDLKRGLKNRHIQLIALGGAIGTGLFLGSAGVLKSAGPSMILGYAVCGFIAFMIMRQLGEMIVEEPVAGSFSHFAHKYWGGFAGFLSGWNCWVLYILVGMSELTAVGKYIQYWWPEVPAWASAAVFFVMINVINLANVKVFGEAEFWFAIIKVVAILGMIALGSYLLVSGEGGPQASVSNLWDRGGFFPHGVSGLVMALAFIMFSFGGLEMLGFTAAEADQPRTIIPKAINQVIYRILIFYIGSLVVLLSLTPWDALLVDLNASGDAYSGSPFVHVFSMLGSTTAAHILNFVVLTAALSVYNSGTYCNARMLFGMAEQGDAPQSLARVDSRGVPVRAILVSAAVTLIAVLLNYLMPQNALELLMSLVVATLVINWAMISYSHLKFRQHLSRIGQQPLFKALWYPYGNYVCLAFVVLILGIMLMIPGIRVSVYAIPVWLAAMWVFYLIKNKRRANSESMAQRTSIIK
- the arfB gene encoding alternative ribosome rescue aminoacyl-tRNA hydrolase ArfB gives rise to the protein MLIISNNIHLPDSDVELTAIRAQGAGGQNVNKVSSAMHLRFDINASSLPPFYKERLLALRDSRITSDGVLVIKAQQYRTQEQNRADALERLSELIVSAGKVEKKRRPTKPTLGSKTRRLESKTKRGSIKAGRGKVDF